AGGAAAATTACATCGCAATTTTATGGGATACAGCTCTTCTAAAACACAACTAATGATTGGTTTGGGAGTTTCGTCAATTAGTGATAGTTGGTATAGTTTTGCTCAAAACGTAAAAAACTTGGAAGATTATTATCAAATATTAGAATGGGATAAATTACCCGTTTTTAGAGGACATTTATTAACCAATGAAGATTTAATTATTAGAAAACATATTTTGAATTTAATGTGTAAATTTGAAACAAGCTGGGCTACTAAAGATAGTTATTTTGAAGAAGTTCCAACTATTTTAAACCAACTTGAAGAAATGGAAAAAGACGGATTAGTGCTTTTAAATAATGAAGGAATTACGGTTACTGAAGCAGGAAAACCATTTGTTCGAAACATCTGTATGGCTTTTGATTTACTTCTAAAAAGAAAAGCTCCAGAGACTGCTCTTTTTTCTATGACAGTCTAAAATAGAATAGATATAAAAAAGAAAAGCACACTTTAAAGTGTGCTTTTCTTTTTTATATTATTGAGGGATTACTGTTTGTTTAACATTGAAAATATTTCATCTTTAATAAAAAGCATTCTAGCTTTCAAAACATGAGTATACTCATCTGTAACAACATCTACTCCAGTATTAATTCGATGCACTTCATGTTCTAATTCATCGTATTCATCAAACAATTCTCTGAAGTGATCGTCTTCAACCTTCATCTGATGTATTTTTTCCTGATATTCAGGAAATTCGTGTAATAAATCGTGTCTTCCCATTTTACTTTTAATTTAAGTTAATAAAAGAAACATTATTTTGTTTTAATGGCAATTGGGATTTTGTTGTACAAATAAACTCATGTTTGCTGGAGAAACGTAAGGAATCCCTAACCCTAGTCCTCTCAAAATAAATAACACCCCAATAAGTACCGCAACATACGGAATTGCTTTTTGAATTTTATTTCGAATAGGAACGGTTAAAAACGAATTCAAATAAACTACACTACTCATCATAGGAACAGTTCCTAATCCAAATAGCAACATATATACAACCCCATAACCCGGACTTTGCATTGCTATTGCTCCAAATAAAGCGACGTATACCATGCCACAGGGTAAGAATCCATTGAGTAATCCAATGGTAAATAATGATTTATAACTTCTATTTTTAAATTGACTCCCTAAAGTAGCCTTCATCTTTAAAATTAATTTAAAAATAGGTTTTGAGAAATTGTATAGCGCCAATTTTTTCTCCGGTATCAGAATGACTAAAATCATAGCAACACCTATGAATATAGACAGTTTTTGTTGTATCCCAGCCAGGAAGAATCCTTTTCCTAACAATCCAAAAACAAGACCAATAGTTGCATAAGCGGATAATCTTCCTAGATGATACGTAACAATTTGAGTTACTTTTTTGGCCTGATTATTCCTGTCAACAGGAAGCATCATAGCAATTGGCCCACACATTCCTATGCAGTGCAAACTACTTATTAAGCCAAAAAAGAAAGCTGAGTAAAGCATTTATTATAATCTGAGGTTAAAGAATCGAAAAATAAAAATTACATTCCTCCTTTCGAGTTCAAAACTAATTTATATAAATTATTTCTTTGGTCAAATATGATTTTCCTTCATTTTGCCATTCCATATTAATATCCCAACGACCGCCTACCAAACTTTTTTTAGGTATGAGCAAAGTGTGACCAGAAAGCGAAATCGGAACTTCAAAATCTAGTTTTTTGTTAGACGGTCTATATAGGGACACATTTCCTTTTATTTCATTGGGAATAAACACCTCTGGAAAAGTGACTAAAATGCCCTCTGAAGTAGATTTTATTGATGGTTTTTGAGCTAAATCATGCGCATTTTGAACCCTTACCATTTCATCACCAAAATGAGCGTCATGTTTATAATATTCCTCAACAACTAACTCATTATCATATTTTGAATTTGATTGTACTTTAAAAACAAAATATAATATGAATGACATGAATAATGCAAAAGCAATTACAACGCCTGTTCCCCAATTGAATTTCATTATTTTTTATTTAAATTTTTATTATTTGATTAATCAAAACTTCTTGGACTTAAGAAACTAGTTGTACTAGTTTCAATTTTTTTATCACCATTATATACTTCAATCTGCAATTTAGTTTTGTCACTTTGTAACAAATATTGATTGATTTCAATAAATAAAGTTCCTCCATCCATACCTTGTTTAGGCACTTTGAAATCTTGTTTTCCTACTACTTTTAAAGTCCCTTTAATACCGACTAATTTAAAATGAATGTCATTAAAATCAGTGTTGGTTTTATTAATGATTTTAAAAGTATAAATATTACTTATATTATCTCCTTTGTGCTGAAACAACTGCCCTGGTAATCTTAAAAAGGTGGCTTCAACCTCAGTTCTCAAGAATAATAAACCAATTAGAATTCCCGTCAAAATAAATAAGACAGCGGAATATCCTTTCATTCTGGCTGTAAATTTGAACTTAGATTTTTTCTCTATTTCATCTTCTGATGCATATCGAATCAATCCTTTTGGCAATCCAACACCTTCCATAATTGTATCACATTCATCGATACAAGCGGTGCAATTTACACACTCTAATTGAGTTCCATTACGAATATCAATTCCTGTTGGGCAAACATGCACACATTGTTTACAATCGATACAATCTCCTTTGCCTGTTAAGGCTCTGTCTTCTTGCTTATTGAATTTTGCACGACCAACTTCTTTTTCACCGCGGACAAAATCATAAGCTACATTTATTGATTTATTGTCTAACAAAACCCCTTGTAATCTTCCGTAAGGGCAAGCTATTATACACACTTGTTCTCTAAACCAAGCAAATATAAAATAGAATACTCCAGTAAAAATGAGTAAAGCAATTAATGTGCTTATATTGTTCTCTGGCCCTTCTTCAATCATTTTGAACAATTCATCACTACCGATTAAATACGCTAAAAATACATTAGCAATAAAAAAAGATATGATAAGAAAGATAAACCATTTAACACCTTTTTTTCTTATTTTTTCGGCATTCCATTCTTGTTTACTCAAACGAATTTGAGCACCACGATCTCCTTCAATCCAATATTCTATTCTTCGGAAAACCATTTCTAAAAAGATAGTCTGTGGACAAATCCATCCACAAAATATACGTCCAAAAATTACCGTAAAAAGAATAACGAAAACGACACCAACAATCATGAAAAGAACAAAGAGATAAAAATCTTGGGGCCAAAAAGGAAATCCGAAAATATTAAATCTTCTTTCTAAGACATTAAACATCATGAACTGATTGCCATTAATCTTTATGAACGGATTAGCAACTAAAATAATTAACAAGAAATAACTAATCCATTTCCTGTAATCATAAAATTTTCCGGAAGGTTTTTTAGGAAAAATAAATTTTCTATTCCCTTCTTCGTCAATAGTTCCTATGGTATCTCTAAAAGCTTCGTCTGGTAATTTTGACATGTGTTTTATATTTTAAAAGACCAATTTCACATTTGAGAAATTGGTCTTTTTATTTTTTTATTTTGCTGGGGTTGCAGCTGCATCCTCAACCCAAATTTCTCCATCTGGTGCTTTTGGATCTTTTGGATTACTCCCTTTTAAAGAGATAACATAACTGGCAACTTTTTGTATTTCTTTCGGTTTAAGTGTTCCTTTCCAGGCAATCATTCCTTTTCCATCACGACCACCATTAGTAATGGTATGAAACAAGTTCTTAATTCCACCACCTAGAATCCAATTGTCATCTGTCAAGTTCGGTCCAATTTGTCCACCAGCATCTGCTCTGTGACAAGCAGCACAATTAGTTTCAAATATAGTTTTACCTTCTGCTAAGTCGGCTCCTTCTGTCAATAAGGTAACCGTTTTTTCATCCATTAAATCTGGAGCAGTTTTCATATACTCAGCCACTTCAATTTTAGCTTGAGCCATTTCTTTTTTAAGTTCCATTTCTTGATTATCAGCACCCAAAATTTCAAAACGAACTAGGTAAACAATCGAAAATAGGATACAAGCATAGAATAAATATACCCACCATGGTGGTAAATTGTTATCTAACTCTTTAATGCCATCATAATCATGATCTAATAATAGTTGACCTTCATTTTCAATTGGTTCTGATTTAGTCAAGCTTTTTACTAATTTCTCATACCACTGACTTTCTTTAAAACTAGTGGCACTTGCAGCTTCTAATTTTGCTTTTTGCTCATCTGTCAATAATTGGTATGTGATTTTATCAATGGCACTAATTGTAATTTCTATTGCTATCAAAAGAAATAAAAATACAAATAAGAAAACGGAGACCATTGGGAACTTTATAAAAGCTGGCCTATCTCCAGAGTCTACAAAATACTCCATTGCTGCAAATACAGCAAAAAAGATAAGGGGGACTCTAACATATACTGGGATTAATTTTTTCATTTTCTAAATTTTTAAAAAATTATATTGTTTGATTGTCATTCAATGGGATTTGGCTCATCTCTTCTATTTTTTCTTTCTTATAAGAGAAAACCCATAGACCAAGTCCTACAAAAAACAAAAAGAAGATTAATAACGATAGTATCGGATAAATCGCAACTCCTGCGATGGTTTCCATATTGTGTTTTATTTGTTCAAACATGACTATATTATTTATTCTTTTACTTTAATATCTGTTCCTAATCGTTGAATATAAGCTATTAATGCTACGATTTCTCTTTCATTCATTGGCACAAATTTCTCTCCTTTTGCATCCGCTTTTTTCTTGCTATCATCATAACTTTTTACAAAGTCTGGATCATTTTTCAAACTTTCTTCAATAGAAATAGCTTGAGCTCTTAAATCTTTTTGAGCATTCGCAACTTGCGCGGCAGTATAAGGTACTCCTAAAGTAACCATTGCTTCCATTTTCTTTTGAGTCATAGAAACATCCATTGCTTTGTTATCAAACAACCATTTGTACCCTGGCATAATTGAACCTGCAGAAATACTTTGTGGACTCCAGAAGTGGTTGAAATGCCAGTTATCATTGTATTTACCACCTACTCTTAACAAGTCTGGACCGGTACGTTTAGAACCCCAAAGGAATGGATGATCGTATACAAATTCACCTGCTTTAGATTGTGGTCCATATCGTTCCACTTCACTACGGAAAGGACGAACTGACTGAGAGTGACATCCTACACAACCTTCACGAATGTATAAATCACGCCCTTCTAACTCTAATGGAGAATATGGTTTTACACTTGCAATAGTAGGGATATTAGATTTCACCATAATAGTAGGCACAATCTGAATAATTCCTCCAATTAAAATAGCTACTGTAGCCAAAAGTGTTAACTGAATAGGTTTTCTTTCTAACCAAGGGTGGAATTTTTCTCCTTTAACTCTTCCTGCACTAATTTTTACTAATTCAGGTGCTTCGGCTAATTCATCTTCAATTGCAGAACCTGCTTTTACCGTTTTGATAATATTATAAACTAACACAAACATTCCTGTTAAGTATAATGTTCCTCCTACAGCTCTCATCCAATACATTGGCATAATTTGAGTTACTGTTTCAAGGAAGTTAC
Above is a window of Flavobacterium sp. 123 DNA encoding:
- a CDS encoding YdcH family protein codes for the protein MGRHDLLHEFPEYQEKIHQMKVEDDHFRELFDEYDELEHEVHRINTGVDVVTDEYTHVLKARMLFIKDEIFSMLNKQ
- a CDS encoding sulfite exporter TauE/SafE family protein codes for the protein MLYSAFFFGLISSLHCIGMCGPIAMMLPVDRNNQAKKVTQIVTYHLGRLSAYATIGLVFGLLGKGFFLAGIQQKLSIFIGVAMILVILIPEKKLALYNFSKPIFKLILKMKATLGSQFKNRSYKSLFTIGLLNGFLPCGMVYVALFGAIAMQSPGYGVVYMLLFGLGTVPMMSSVVYLNSFLTVPIRNKIQKAIPYVAVLIGVLFILRGLGLGIPYVSPANMSLFVQQNPNCH
- a CDS encoding FixH family protein; this encodes MKFNWGTGVVIAFALFMSFILYFVFKVQSNSKYDNELVVEEYYKHDAHFGDEMVRVQNAHDLAQKPSIKSTSEGILVTFPEVFIPNEIKGNVSLYRPSNKKLDFEVPISLSGHTLLIPKKSLVGGRWDINMEWQNEGKSYLTKEIIYIN
- the ccoG gene encoding cytochrome c oxidase accessory protein CcoG, with product MSKLPDEAFRDTIGTIDEEGNRKFIFPKKPSGKFYDYRKWISYFLLIILVANPFIKINGNQFMMFNVLERRFNIFGFPFWPQDFYLFVLFMIVGVVFVILFTVIFGRIFCGWICPQTIFLEMVFRRIEYWIEGDRGAQIRLSKQEWNAEKIRKKGVKWFIFLIISFFIANVFLAYLIGSDELFKMIEEGPENNISTLIALLIFTGVFYFIFAWFREQVCIIACPYGRLQGVLLDNKSINVAYDFVRGEKEVGRAKFNKQEDRALTGKGDCIDCKQCVHVCPTGIDIRNGTQLECVNCTACIDECDTIMEGVGLPKGLIRYASEDEIEKKSKFKFTARMKGYSAVLFILTGILIGLLFLRTEVEATFLRLPGQLFQHKGDNISNIYTFKIINKTNTDFNDIHFKLVGIKGTLKVVGKQDFKVPKQGMDGGTLFIEINQYLLQSDKTKLQIEVYNGDKKIETSTTSFLSPRSFD
- a CDS encoding cbb3-type cytochrome c oxidase N-terminal domain-containing protein — translated: MKKLIPVYVRVPLIFFAVFAAMEYFVDSGDRPAFIKFPMVSVFLFVFLFLLIAIEITISAIDKITYQLLTDEQKAKLEAASATSFKESQWYEKLVKSLTKSEPIENEGQLLLDHDYDGIKELDNNLPPWWVYLFYACILFSIVYLVRFEILGADNQEMELKKEMAQAKIEVAEYMKTAPDLMDEKTVTLLTEGADLAEGKTIFETNCAACHRADAGGQIGPNLTDDNWILGGGIKNLFHTITNGGRDGKGMIAWKGTLKPKEIQKVASYVISLKGSNPKDPKAPDGEIWVEDAAATPAK
- a CDS encoding CcoQ/FixQ family Cbb3-type cytochrome c oxidase assembly chaperone, whose protein sequence is MFEQIKHNMETIAGVAIYPILSLLIFFLFFVGLGLWVFSYKKEKIEEMSQIPLNDNQTI